Below is a window of Myxococcus guangdongensis DNA.
AAGCTGGGCTACTCGCTGCGCCTGGATGCCGCCACCCAGGCGGTGCTCCAGAAACACGGGGGTGTCCACCGCAGCCTCATCATCGGGGACACGCTCTACGAGTCCGCGCTCCGCGTGCCCTCCGGCACGACGCCGCTGCGGCTGGTGATGGACCGCCAGTCCTGGGTCCGGGGTCGCGTCGTCGGCCCCGACGGAAAGCCCCTGCGTCGCTTCATGGCGGGAGGCGAGCCGGTGGAGTCCGAGGACGGGACGTTCTCGTTCCCCCGTCATCCACACGCCATGGCCAGGCGGTACTTCTTCGCGGCCGAGGGACTGCGCTCGGCGGAGCGGGTCATCGACGGGGGCCAGGGTGAGCCGGACCTCGACCTGGGAGAAATCAGATTGGAGCGGGGGCGTCGCCTCCGAGGCCGCGTCGTGGATGCCCGGACGGACCAGCCGCTGTCGGGCGTCACCGTCACAGCTCGCGCTCAGGCCGCGGAGTCGGAGGCGTTGGAGACGCGCTCGGATGCGCAAGGCCTGTTCCTCTTCAAGGAGCATGCGCTGGCGCCGGGGCCGCTCACCGTGATGCTCAGCGAGCCGACGGGCCACCACGCGCTGCGCCTGTCAGTGGGCGAGGGCCAGGAGGAGGTGACGGCGAGACTGGAGCCCACGGCGCTCGTGAGCGTGACGGCGAAGGATGCACGCGGCCGTCCCCTGGATGGCTACATCGCCTTCTTCACGGCCTCGGATGGCGATGAGACCTCGAGTCCTCTCGACCGGGGACAGGCGTGGAAGGGCGGGCTGGCACCAGGCACCTACGTCGTCTCCGTGCTGCCCGCGCGGTACACGGAGCAGGAGTCCTCCACGTTCCTGCCCCAGCGCGTGGGGGTCCCGGAGCGTGGTCGGGTCTCCGTCTCCTTCCAGGCCCTGACGGCGGGTGCCACCGTGAAGGTGGTGGTCCCCTATGACAAGGACATCCAAGTCGCGCTGGTGCCAGGAGGCATCGCGCATCCGACGCAGGAGGAGGAGCTGGGCGCGCGGATGGCCCCGGGCCTGAGCGCGCAGTGGGGCGAGGACGCGCTCTATTTCCGACACGTCCCCGCGGGCCGGGCCACGCTCATGCTCACGAGCGAAGCGCTCCCCCGCTTCCACGTCAGCGACGTGGACGTCCCGAAGGAAGGCACGCTGGTGCTCACGCCCCGGCTCGACTGGAAACCGCTCGAAGGCGAGGCCGAGTAGGGCTTCATCCAGCGACTGTCACTGCCAGTCCTGGCGTGGGTTTCCACGATGGAGGCCCGTGCGGTCCGCTCGCTAGCCTCGCTCGGATGACACGACACATCTTCGGTTCCTGGCGTCGGGTGCTGCTGGCGGTCCTTCCTCTCGTGGTGGCGTGCAACGCGGGGGACGACCTGGTCGACGAAGGCTTCGTCGCGGAGACGGCGGAGGTCTCGCAGTCCCTCGCGTGCAGCACCTCGCGTCAGGGCACGATGGGAGAGGGCGAGGGCCCCACCTGTGCGGGGGCCTACTCCGCCGCTCGCATCGACGCTCGGGTGCAGGCCAACAAACTCTGTCCCAATGGAATGTGCGACGTCGTCGAGGCCCGCCACGACTGCCTGGAAGTGAGCGGCCGACGGGTCGCGTTCTACACGATGCAGTTCGGCTGCAATCTCTGAGGTGGTTTCGGGGTCGATGCTGAATCAGCATTGGACGCTCCCGGGCGGGACAGTCACCTTGTCTCGCCATGGGAACTCCACTCTTCAAGGGCGCGGAGGTCGAGCGTCTGCGTCTGGCGGGCGCGGCGGCCGCCGGCACGCTCGCCTGGGTCGCGCAGCGGCTGGCGCCGGGCATCTCCACCGGCGACATCAACCAGTGGGTGCGTGAGGACACGGCGCGGCGGGGCGGCACGCCCAGTCAGCTGGGCTACCACGGCTTCCCGGCCACGGTCTGCACCAGCCGCAACCACGTCGTCTGTCACGGCGTGCCGAACCCGCACGAGCGACTGGCCGTCGGTGACATCATCAACGTGGATGTCACCACGAATCTGGAGGGCTATCACGGGGACACGTCCGCCACGTTCTGCATCGGCGAGGTGTCCTCGGACGCGCGGCACGTGGTGGACGTGGCCCGCAGGTGTCGGGACATCGGCATCTCCGTGGTGCGCCATGGCGCGAAGCTGGGCGACATCGGCGCGGCCATCCAGGAGCTGGCGGAGCAGGAGGGGTGCAGCATCGTGCGCGAGTTCGGCGGCCACGGCATCGGTCGCGCCATGCACGGCCCTCCGCATGTCCCGCACTTCGGCAAGAGGGGCACGGGCATCACCCTGCGCTCGGGCATGGTCATCACCATCGAGCCGATGGTGAACCTGGGGCGTCCCGAGGTCCGCGTCCTGTCGGACGAGTGGACGGTGGTGACGGACGACGGCAGCCTCTCCGCGCAGTTCGAGCACACCGTGCTGGTGACGCGCGAGGGCTGCGAGATTCTCACGCCCAACCCGGGACTGCCGCTCTCAGTGGGCCCGTCGC
It encodes the following:
- the map gene encoding type I methionyl aminopeptidase is translated as MGTPLFKGAEVERLRLAGAAAAGTLAWVAQRLAPGISTGDINQWVREDTARRGGTPSQLGYHGFPATVCTSRNHVVCHGVPNPHERLAVGDIINVDVTTNLEGYHGDTSATFCIGEVSSDARHVVDVARRCRDIGISVVRHGAKLGDIGAAIQELAEQEGCSIVREFGGHGIGRAMHGPPHVPHFGKRGTGITLRSGMVITIEPMVNLGRPEVRVLSDEWTVVTDDGSLSAQFEHTVLVTREGCEILTPNPGLPLSVGPSLASAGAHP